The Glycine max cultivar Williams 82 chromosome 3, Glycine_max_v4.0, whole genome shotgun sequence sequence TGTACTTTCATACttttgattgatgatcactattatttttatatacattgcACATGTAGCTATAACAAACTTCATAGTTGTCAAACTAACTTCAAAATGAATCACTAACTAACTCATAACTAATTAACTGAATTACAACATACATTAACATTCCTCCTTAATTCAAATTTGTCAAGGATGTCACTCCTAACTTGTCTCTCAATTCCTTGAACTtgataaacttcaatggcttagttaGTATGTCTACAACTTGATCTTCAGAATTACAAAACTCCAATTCAAGCTTTTCCTTACTCACTTTATCACACAAGAAATGGAACCTGGTTTCAATATGTTTACTCTTGTGCCATAGGATGCTTGGCTAAATCAATTGCTGATTTGTTATCAATCAACAACCTCATAGGGCTGCAATCTCTCATATTCAGTTCTTCCATTAAAGCTTTCAGCCATAGAGCTTGACAAGTTGCCATAGCAACAACAATATATTCTGCTTCACATGTTGGCAAAGCAACTACACTCTGCTTCTTTGAGCACCAAGAGATTGGTGTTGttctaaatttgaaaacatACCAACAGTGCTTTTCCTATCATCCTTATCACCACACCAATCTGAATCACTATAACCAAACACTTCTCCTTCTATATTCTTTTGACCATAAGGATATAAAATGTCAAGATCCAATGTTCCTTTCACATACCTCAAAGTACTCTTTGCTGTCAAGAAATTAGGTGTCTTTGGTTTCTCCATAAACTTGCTTATCAACCCAACACAATAGGCAATGTCAGATCTGGTGTTACATAGGTACCTCAATGAGGCTACAATTTGTTTGTACAAAGTAGGATCAACTTGTTTCTCATCCCCATCTATTTGCAGCTTAATTCCAGTTTCAGTTGGTGTGATCACATAATTGCACTCCATCATATTGAACCTCTTCAGAATGTCTTCTGTATACTTCTTTTGATATGTGAAAATCCCTTACTAGTAGAAACAAATTCAATACCCAGGAAATATGATAGTTCACCAAGATCAGACATCTCAAATTCTTCCATTATTCTTCCTTTGAACACTCTCATATCTTCTTTACTACTGTCAGTCACTAGCAAATCATCTAGATAAAGACATATATCAAAAACTCACTAGAATCTATGTTTCTGACATAAACTCCATGCTCAGTAGTGCACTTGGTGAAATTCTGCTGGACTAGGAAGCTATCAATTCTCATATTCCACGCTCTAGGAGCCTGCTTGAGGCCATATAATGCCTTATTCAACTTGTAAAGTTTATCCTCTTGACTTGCCACTACATAACCAGGTGGTTGAGTTATGTAGACTTTTTCTTCAAGTGGCCGATTCAAAAATGTTGACTTCACATCAAGTTGATATAGAGATCAGTTTTTGTTGCTAGCAGCTGCCACAATGAGCCTAACAGTTTCAAGTTTTGCAACTGGAGCGAAAACTTCATTGTAGTCCAAGCCATGTTTCTGCAAAAATCCCTTACTACTAATCTTGTCTTATACTTGGATACATCTCCATTAGGCTTTACTTTAGTCTTATAGACCCACTTCACATCAATTGGTCTTTTTAATTGAGGTAAGTTGACTAACTCCCAAATTTGGTTCTTCTCAATTGATCTCAATTCTTCTTCCATAGTTGTTCTCCAATGTGAACTTTGTGAGGCTTCATCATGACTCATTGGTTCTGATTCAGCAAGTAGAGCAAAGTGCACAAAATCCTTTTTTGCAATGATTGTTGTATCAAAATACAATTCATACTCTCTGAGTGTTTGTAGTACTTGTCTCCCTCTTTGTGACCTTGTGAGTTGCTCTCCACCTGATGGTACATCATCTTCACTTTGTTTGTCTTCAAGGTTCACAATCAGCTTTATTTCACCATTTTCAGCAACATTTATTTCCCAATTCCAACCCTTGGTTTCATCTATCAAGACATCTCTGTTAATCACATCCTTCCTCCTCCTAGGATCATACAACTTGTAGGCACCGATTGGATGATATCCAATGAGTATCATTGGTTTAGCCTTGTCATCAAATTTCTTTCTGATCTGCTCAGACACATGCTTAAAACACAGTGAA is a genomic window containing:
- the LOC102662122 gene encoding uncharacterized mitochondrial protein AtMg00810-like is translated as MECNYVITPTETGIKLQIDGDEKQVDPTLYKQIVASLRYLCNTRSDIAYCVGLISKFMEKPKTPNFLTAKSTLRYVKGTLDLDILYPYGQKNIEGEVFGYSDSDWCGDKDDRKSTVDSSESYGFCNVISKEKSVEGRLNPEWSNKALGITQQLAVPK